The proteins below are encoded in one region of Pseudonocardia sp. DSM 110487:
- the iolB gene encoding 5-deoxy-glucuronate isomerase: protein MGPLVRRGETSDGPFSLVVTPENAGWEYSSLRILELAPGESVTFSTGADEMVVLPLSGGCRVSCDGETFDVTGRRSVFARVSDFAYVPRDADVTVSSDGGGRFALPAARATRRLNARYGPADGVAVELRGAGQASRQVNNFCNPQTFDADKLIAVEVLTPGANWSSFPPHKHDEEREGEAQLEEVYYFEVDRDGPAYQRVYTSGPGREIDVCAEVRSGDTVLIPHGWHGPSMATPGYDLYYLNVMAGPSPDRAWLICDDPEHAWVRATWEDQEIDPRLPLTTTEEKA from the coding sequence GTGGGGCCCCTCGTGCGGCGGGGCGAGACCTCCGATGGGCCCTTCTCGCTCGTCGTGACGCCCGAGAATGCCGGGTGGGAGTACAGCTCGCTCCGGATCCTCGAGTTGGCGCCCGGGGAGAGCGTCACCTTCTCGACCGGGGCGGACGAGATGGTCGTGCTGCCGCTGTCGGGTGGCTGCAGGGTGTCGTGCGACGGCGAGACGTTCGACGTCACCGGCCGCCGTAGCGTCTTCGCCCGCGTGAGCGACTTCGCGTACGTGCCACGGGACGCCGACGTCACCGTGTCGTCCGACGGCGGTGGGCGGTTCGCCCTCCCCGCCGCACGGGCCACGCGGCGGCTGAACGCGCGCTACGGCCCTGCCGACGGTGTTGCGGTGGAGCTGCGCGGCGCGGGCCAGGCCAGCCGCCAGGTCAACAACTTCTGCAACCCGCAGACCTTCGACGCCGACAAGCTCATCGCCGTCGAGGTACTCACGCCCGGCGCCAACTGGTCGTCCTTCCCGCCCCACAAGCACGACGAGGAGCGCGAGGGCGAGGCCCAGCTGGAGGAGGTCTACTACTTCGAGGTGGACCGCGACGGCCCCGCCTACCAGCGCGTCTACACCTCGGGCCCGGGCCGGGAGATCGACGTCTGCGCCGAGGTGCGCAGCGGCGACACCGTGCTCATCCCCCATGGCTGGCACGGCCCGTCGATGGCCACGCCCGGCTACGACCTCTACTACCTCAACGTCATGGCCGGTCCGAGCCCGGACCGGGCGTGGCTGATCTGCGACGACCCGGAGCACGCCTGGGTGCGCGCCACCTGGGAGGACCAGGAGATCGATCCACGACTCCCGCTGACGACGACGGAGGAGAAGGCGTGA
- a CDS encoding aldolase, with protein MADRLQELVELRVRRPEAVAEAAQRRRKPDSLLGEHGRLMMIAADHPARGALRAGDRPLAMADRGDLLDRLCLALSRPGVNGVLGTPDVLEDLLLLGALDGKVVVGSMNRGGLAGTTFEIDDRFTAFDAASIAAAGFEGGKMLVRIDPEDRATAATLESCGRAVSELAGHRLMAMVEPFISHRVDGRVRNELTTEAMIRASTVAAGLGNTSARTWLKVPIVDEMERAMAATTLPALILGGEVAEDQDAAFASWSKALALPTVKGLVIGRSLLYPPGDDVAGAVDAAVGLL; from the coding sequence CTGGCTGACCGACTGCAGGAGCTCGTCGAGCTGCGGGTGCGCAGGCCGGAGGCGGTGGCCGAGGCCGCGCAGCGCCGCCGCAAGCCCGACTCGTTGCTGGGCGAGCACGGCAGGCTCATGATGATCGCCGCCGACCACCCGGCCCGCGGCGCGCTGCGGGCGGGCGACCGGCCGCTCGCCATGGCCGACCGCGGCGACCTGCTCGACCGGCTGTGCCTCGCGCTGTCGCGGCCCGGGGTCAACGGCGTACTCGGCACCCCCGACGTGCTGGAGGACCTGCTGCTGCTCGGCGCGCTCGACGGCAAGGTCGTGGTCGGCTCCATGAACAGGGGCGGCCTGGCCGGAACGACCTTCGAGATCGACGACCGGTTCACCGCCTTCGACGCCGCGAGCATCGCCGCGGCCGGGTTCGAGGGCGGCAAGATGCTGGTCCGCATCGATCCGGAGGACCGCGCCACCGCCGCCACGCTCGAGTCGTGCGGGCGGGCGGTGAGCGAGCTGGCCGGGCACCGGCTGATGGCGATGGTCGAGCCTTTCATCTCCCACCGCGTCGACGGCCGGGTACGCAACGAGCTCACCACCGAGGCGATGATCCGCGCCTCGACGGTCGCGGCCGGCCTGGGCAACACGTCCGCGCGCACCTGGCTCAAGGTCCCGATCGTCGACGAGATGGAGCGCGCGATGGCCGCGACGACCTTGCCCGCCCTGATCCTCGGCGGGGAGGTGGCCGAGGACCAGGACGCCGCGTTCGCGAGCTGGAGCAAGGCACTGGCCCTGCCGACGGTGAAGGGACTGGTGATCGGCCGGTCGCTGCTCTACCCACCGGGCGACGACGTGGCGGGGGCGGTAGACGCGGCGGTGGGGCTCCTGTGA
- a CDS encoding GntR family transcriptional regulator: MEVSALDRTSPVPLYFQVAGRLEQLIEGGQLPVGGRLENEVELAERLGVSRPTMRRAIQYLVERGVLVRKRGIGTQIVHPKVRRPVELSSLYDDLAKSGKRPTTRIRSLDVRPAPDHVAEALGVPEGTEVTWMERLRFAAGEPLALMHNAVPVDVLPLRHDDLEARGLYELLRAAGYVPRMADQVVGARAATAAEARLLGDTRGAPVLTMTRTAWDAGGRAVEYGSHIYRASRYSFALTLSS, from the coding sequence GTGGAGGTCTCGGCACTCGACCGCACCAGCCCGGTGCCGCTCTACTTCCAGGTGGCCGGGAGGCTCGAACAGCTCATCGAGGGCGGCCAGCTACCGGTCGGCGGCCGACTGGAGAACGAGGTGGAGCTCGCCGAGCGGCTGGGTGTGTCCCGGCCCACCATGCGCCGCGCGATCCAGTATCTCGTCGAGCGCGGGGTGCTCGTGCGCAAGCGCGGCATCGGCACCCAGATCGTGCACCCGAAGGTACGCAGGCCCGTCGAGCTCTCCAGCCTGTACGACGACCTGGCGAAGTCGGGCAAGCGGCCCACCACGCGGATCCGCAGCCTCGATGTCCGCCCGGCGCCCGACCACGTCGCCGAGGCCCTTGGCGTGCCGGAGGGCACAGAGGTGACGTGGATGGAGCGGCTGCGGTTCGCCGCGGGCGAACCGCTCGCGCTCATGCACAACGCGGTGCCGGTGGACGTGCTTCCGCTGCGCCATGACGACCTCGAGGCACGTGGGCTCTACGAGCTGCTGCGCGCAGCCGGCTACGTGCCGCGGATGGCCGACCAGGTGGTGGGTGCCCGTGCGGCGACGGCAGCCGAAGCTCGGCTGCTGGGCGACACGCGGGGTGCCCCTGTGCTGACGATGACCCGCACGGCATGGGATGCCGGCGGTCGTGCGGTGGAGTACGGCTCGCACATCTATCGCGCGAGCCGGTACTCCTTCGCGCTCACCCTGTCCAGCTGA
- a CDS encoding DUF3073 domain-containing protein, whose amino-acid sequence MGRGRAKAKQTKVARELKYSSPTMDLDALQREIGSAAPRNGEAEDEYYADPYAPAEDDEDEAPQRRYR is encoded by the coding sequence ATGGGGCGCGGACGAGCCAAGGCCAAGCAGACCAAGGTGGCTCGAGAGCTCAAGTACAGCTCCCCCACCATGGACCTCGACGCGCTGCAGCGCGAGATCGGGAGCGCGGCACCCCGCAACGGTGAGGCGGAGGACGAGTACTACGCCGATCCCTATGCTCCCGCCGAGGACGACGAGGACGAGGCACCGCAGCGGCGCTACCGCTGA
- a CDS encoding MFS transporter, which yields MGSGPSYRWVVLVVGTAAQAATAYFLGLAAVTPALREHFGLGLAGVGVLIGLASAGLIPTLMAWGSAADRFGERWVMASGLLGAAVALGVLALVDDAVAAGALLIVAGASGASVNAASGRAVLTWFPATGRGTAMAIRQTAVPIGAAVAAVALPPIADAGGVPAVFAALAVTCLAAAAAVAAFIREPPDRPARSARPAARAREVLADRRLQRLSVAGLLLVVPQFLGSVFLVEVLHGGAGLSLATAGALLGLTQVLGAVGRLANGAWSDRVQSRLGPLRIVAIAVAAGFALAAVLRPGPAALLAAALVPAAALAISWNGLVFTAAGELAPTGRAATAMAMSNTANYMAAAVAPAIGGLVADLAGWSAMLVMGATAALCAVLALRHLDEPAAESARA from the coding sequence ATGGGTTCGGGGCCTTCATATCGGTGGGTCGTGCTCGTCGTCGGGACGGCCGCACAGGCCGCCACCGCGTACTTCCTCGGACTCGCCGCGGTCACGCCCGCCCTGCGCGAGCACTTCGGATTGGGCCTCGCCGGCGTCGGTGTGCTCATCGGGCTCGCATCGGCAGGCCTGATCCCGACGCTCATGGCGTGGGGCAGCGCCGCCGACCGGTTCGGCGAGCGGTGGGTGATGGCGTCCGGGCTGCTCGGCGCGGCGGTGGCGCTCGGCGTCCTCGCGCTCGTCGACGACGCGGTGGCCGCGGGAGCCCTGCTGATCGTCGCCGGGGCATCCGGCGCGAGTGTCAACGCGGCCAGCGGTCGCGCCGTGCTCACCTGGTTCCCCGCGACGGGCCGGGGCACGGCGATGGCGATCCGGCAGACCGCGGTACCCATCGGGGCCGCGGTCGCGGCCGTTGCCCTACCTCCGATCGCGGACGCGGGCGGGGTGCCCGCGGTGTTCGCGGCGCTGGCCGTCACGTGCCTTGCCGCGGCGGCGGCCGTCGCCGCGTTCATCCGCGAACCGCCGGACCGGCCCGCCCGATCCGCCCGGCCCGCTGCGCGGGCTCGCGAGGTGTTGGCCGACCGCCGGCTGCAGCGGCTGAGCGTGGCCGGGCTACTGCTCGTCGTACCGCAGTTCCTCGGCTCGGTGTTCCTGGTGGAGGTGCTGCACGGCGGCGCGGGTCTCTCCCTTGCGACCGCGGGGGCGCTGCTGGGCCTCACCCAGGTGCTGGGCGCCGTCGGGCGCCTCGCGAACGGGGCGTGGTCGGACCGGGTGCAGAGCAGGCTCGGCCCGCTGCGGATCGTCGCCATCGCGGTGGCGGCGGGCTTCGCACTGGCGGCGGTCCTGCGGCCGGGGCCCGCGGCGCTGCTCGCCGCCGCGCTGGTCCCGGCCGCGGCGCTCGCGATCAGCTGGAACGGCCTCGTCTTCACGGCGGCAGGTGAGCTGGCCCCCACGGGTCGCGCCGCCACCGCGATGGCGATGTCCAACACCGCCAACTACATGGCCGCCGCCGTCGCCCCTGCCATCGGCGGGCTGGTGGCCGACCTGGCCGGCTGGTCGGCGATGCTCGTGATGGGCGCGACCGCCGCGCTCTGCGCCGTCCTCGCGCTACGCCACTTGGACGAACCCGCGGCGGAGTCGGCGCGGGCGTGA
- a CDS encoding folate-binding protein YgfZ, translating to MPRRRGGKAVTDLPGADNDQDVPAHRGDPLAEQRAMSRGAGVVDRGHRGVIAVTGPERLGWLHLLLTQHVSELPADSGTEALVLDINGRVLHHMVVAHTADTVFLDTEPGDVPELLDYLKKMVFWSKVEPRDATAELAVLSVVGPDTADVLAAAGVAVPERPHGALALPGGGLVRRMGWPGADAADLLVPRDTQAAWWERLTAAGARPAGTLAFEALRVEALHPRLRVDTDDRTIPHEVGWIGSAVHLTKGCYRGQETVARVANIGRPPRRLVLLHLDAGDETLPVPGDQVQRDGRPVGRVGTVTIHHELGPVALALVKRSVPVDAELTAGEADRETPARIDPTSYAPEADTPPPGRAAQLGLR from the coding sequence GTGCCGCGACGCCGAGGAGGCAAAGCAGTGACGGACCTGCCAGGGGCAGACAACGACCAGGACGTCCCGGCGCACCGGGGCGACCCCCTTGCCGAGCAGCGGGCCATGAGCCGCGGCGCCGGGGTCGTCGACCGCGGCCACCGCGGCGTCATCGCGGTCACCGGACCGGAGCGGCTCGGCTGGCTGCACCTGCTGCTCACCCAGCACGTCAGCGAGCTGCCTGCCGACTCCGGCACCGAGGCACTCGTGCTGGACATCAACGGCCGGGTGCTGCACCACATGGTGGTGGCGCACACCGCCGACACGGTGTTCCTCGACACCGAGCCGGGCGACGTGCCGGAGCTGCTCGACTACCTGAAAAAGATGGTGTTCTGGTCGAAGGTGGAGCCCCGCGACGCCACGGCGGAGCTCGCCGTGCTGAGCGTCGTCGGCCCGGACACAGCCGACGTGCTCGCCGCGGCAGGCGTCGCGGTGCCGGAGCGTCCGCACGGCGCGCTCGCCCTGCCTGGTGGCGGGCTCGTCCGGCGCATGGGCTGGCCCGGTGCCGATGCCGCCGACCTGCTGGTCCCCCGTGACACGCAGGCCGCGTGGTGGGAACGGCTCACGGCGGCGGGCGCGCGCCCGGCCGGCACGCTCGCGTTCGAGGCGCTGCGTGTCGAGGCGCTGCACCCACGCCTGCGCGTCGACACCGACGACCGCACGATCCCTCACGAGGTGGGGTGGATCGGCTCGGCGGTGCACCTCACGAAGGGCTGCTACCGGGGCCAGGAAACGGTGGCCCGGGTGGCCAACATCGGGCGCCCGCCCCGCCGCCTCGTGCTGCTGCACCTCGACGCCGGCGACGAGACCCTGCCCGTGCCCGGCGACCAGGTTCAGCGTGACGGACGTCCCGTCGGCCGTGTCGGCACGGTGACGATCCACCACGAGCTGGGCCCGGTGGCGCTTGCCCTTGTGAAGCGCAGCGTCCCGGTGGACGCCGAGCTGACGGCGGGCGAGGCCGACCGCGAGACGCCGGCGAGGATCGACCCGACGTCGTACGCCCCTGAGGCGGACACACCACCCCCGGGTCGAGCAGCCCAGCTGGGCCTCCGCTAG
- a CDS encoding Fur family transcriptional regulator, whose amino-acid sequence MTPQRQLVLDAVRALGHATPEQICTQVQQAAPAVNITTVYRTLDLLERIGLVRHTHLGHGAPTYSEQQHQHVHLVCHSCGTVTESPTDLMDGLAERLLAESDFALDPAHVALSGQCRECRDAEEAKQ is encoded by the coding sequence ATGACGCCGCAGCGGCAGCTCGTGCTCGACGCCGTGCGCGCCCTCGGGCACGCCACGCCGGAACAGATCTGCACGCAGGTCCAGCAGGCGGCGCCCGCCGTCAACATCACCACGGTGTACCGCACGCTCGACCTGCTCGAGCGCATCGGGCTGGTCCGCCACACCCATCTGGGCCACGGCGCTCCGACCTATTCGGAGCAGCAGCACCAGCACGTCCACCTGGTCTGCCACTCCTGCGGCACGGTCACCGAATCCCCCACCGACCTGATGGACGGCCTCGCGGAGCGGCTGCTCGCCGAGTCCGACTTCGCGCTGGACCCCGCTCACGTCGCGCTGTCCGGGCAGTGCCGCGAGTGCCGCGACGCCGAGGAGGCAAAGCAGTGA
- a CDS encoding FABP family protein produces MSRDELPGTITGPANAAPDSPQRNRPRFDDLPIPDDTANLREGPDLHELCIGLLPLVGVWRGTGEVVYPTIDGPYSFGQQIVFAHDGRPFLTYEAKAWLLGPDGEVVRPGARETGFWRPQPDGELEVLITHATGITEIFYGRARNLTSWEIETDAVVRTASAKEVVGSHRLYGLVEGGDLAYVDERAMVGQPLQPHLSARLNRIAG; encoded by the coding sequence ATGAGCCGTGACGAGCTGCCGGGCACCATCACCGGCCCGGCCAACGCCGCACCCGACTCCCCGCAGCGCAACCGGCCGCGGTTCGACGACCTGCCGATCCCGGACGACACCGCCAACCTGCGTGAGGGCCCCGACCTGCACGAGCTGTGCATCGGCCTGCTCCCGCTCGTCGGCGTGTGGCGCGGCACCGGGGAGGTCGTCTACCCCACGATCGACGGCCCCTACAGCTTCGGGCAGCAGATCGTCTTCGCCCACGACGGCCGCCCGTTCCTGACCTACGAGGCCAAGGCGTGGCTGCTCGGCCCGGACGGCGAGGTGGTGCGCCCCGGCGCCCGTGAGACCGGCTTCTGGCGCCCACAGCCCGACGGTGAGCTCGAGGTGCTGATCACCCACGCCACCGGCATCACCGAGATCTTCTACGGCCGGGCGCGCAACCTGACCTCGTGGGAGATCGAGACCGACGCCGTGGTGCGCACGGCGTCGGCCAAGGAGGTGGTGGGCTCCCACCGCCTCTACGGTCTGGTCGAGGGCGGCGACCTGGCCTACGTGGACGAGCGCGCGATGGTGGGCCAGCCACTGCAGCCACACCTCTCGGCGCGCCTGAACCGCATCGCGGGCTGA
- a CDS encoding DUF1416 domain-containing protein produces the protein MCGAPDQAVALPPGTDLTKETVLTGRVVAGGEPVGGAFVRLLDGTGEFTAEVVASEAGQFRFFAAPGTWTVRALSRVGTGQAELTAEGPGVHRAEIALA, from the coding sequence ATGTGCGGTGCACCCGACCAGGCGGTCGCGCTCCCGCCGGGCACCGATCTGACCAAGGAGACCGTCCTCACCGGCCGGGTCGTCGCAGGCGGTGAGCCCGTCGGCGGCGCCTTCGTGCGGCTGCTGGACGGCACCGGCGAGTTCACGGCCGAGGTGGTGGCGTCGGAGGCCGGACAGTTCCGGTTCTTCGCAGCGCCCGGCACGTGGACCGTCCGCGCGCTCTCCCGGGTGGGCACCGGCCAGGCCGAGCTGACCGCCGAGGGCCCCGGCGTCCACCGCGCGGAGATCGCGCTCGCGTAG
- a CDS encoding sulfurtransferase, translated as MSRQDVLVTADWAEKNLGTDGIVFLEVDEDTTAYDGGHLPGAVKINWTTELQDPVRRDIVDKDQFAQLLSAKGVSNDDTVVLYGGNNNWFAAYAYWQFKLYGHADVKLLDGGRKKWELDGRTLTTDVVEPTATTYTAQDPDLSIRAFRDEVVDSIGKKNLVDVRSPDEFSGKILAPAHLPQEQSQRPGHVPSAINIPWSKAANEDGTFKSDEDLAKLYGEEGYEAGKATIAYCRIGERSSHTWVVLHELLGYGDVKNYDGSWTEYGSLIGVPIELGAPAKKVS; from the coding sequence ATGAGCCGCCAGGACGTCCTGGTCACCGCCGACTGGGCCGAGAAGAACCTCGGCACCGACGGCATCGTCTTCCTCGAGGTCGACGAGGACACCACCGCCTACGACGGCGGCCACCTGCCCGGCGCCGTCAAGATCAACTGGACCACCGAGCTGCAGGACCCGGTGCGCCGCGACATCGTCGACAAGGACCAGTTCGCGCAGCTGCTGTCGGCCAAGGGCGTGAGCAACGACGACACCGTCGTGCTCTACGGCGGCAACAACAACTGGTTCGCCGCCTACGCCTACTGGCAGTTCAAGCTGTACGGACACGCCGACGTCAAGCTGCTCGACGGCGGACGCAAGAAGTGGGAGCTCGACGGCCGGACGCTGACCACGGACGTCGTGGAGCCCACCGCCACCACCTACACCGCGCAGGACCCGGACCTGTCGATCCGCGCCTTCCGCGACGAGGTGGTCGACTCGATCGGCAAGAAGAACCTGGTCGACGTCCGCTCGCCCGACGAGTTCTCCGGCAAGATCCTCGCGCCCGCCCACCTGCCGCAGGAGCAGTCGCAGCGGCCCGGCCACGTGCCCTCGGCGATCAACATCCCGTGGAGCAAGGCAGCCAACGAGGACGGCACGTTCAAGTCCGACGAGGACCTCGCGAAGCTCTACGGCGAGGAGGGCTACGAGGCAGGCAAGGCCACCATCGCCTACTGCCGCATCGGTGAGCGCAGCTCCCACACCTGGGTGGTGCTGCACGAGCTGCTCGGCTACGGCGACGTCAAGAACTACGACGGCAGCTGGACCGAGTACGGCTCCCTGATCGGCGTGCCGATCGAGCTGGGCGCGCCCGCGAAGAAGGTCTCCTGA
- a CDS encoding putative leader peptide encodes MFWPLTRRRAVDLCRVGSCLCRAS; translated from the coding sequence GTGTTCTGGCCGCTGACCCGTCGCCGCGCAGTTGATCTGTGCCGCGTCGGCAGCTGCCTGTGTCGCGCCTCCTGA
- a CDS encoding DUF2993 domain-containing protein, producing MRRLVIALLVLVGLFVAVDYGAAALAESAVSRQMREQIGLVDDPSVRINGFPFLTQAISGDYSSVDVDAERIRVGELQELTVHAQLRDVSAPLPMLLGSGPKSLSVKEVEGIVQIPASDVERLVPGIEKLRIENVDDYALEQAVDEGGDKSLRTIDPENAVRLAGNITLLGEEQEVAVIAMLELVDGQAQIVPLDVRIGGIDADPLPPSVQRTLQQQFTLRIDPGSLPLAATPTKLRAVGGALEISGYADDLTLGDGAVSATG from the coding sequence ATGAGGCGCCTGGTCATCGCGCTGCTCGTCCTGGTCGGGCTGTTCGTCGCCGTGGACTACGGAGCCGCCGCGCTCGCCGAGTCCGCGGTGTCGCGCCAGATGCGTGAGCAGATCGGTCTCGTCGACGACCCGTCCGTGCGGATCAACGGCTTCCCATTCCTCACGCAGGCGATCTCCGGCGACTACTCGAGCGTCGACGTCGACGCCGAGCGGATCCGCGTGGGCGAGCTGCAGGAGCTGACCGTGCACGCGCAGCTCCGCGACGTCAGTGCACCGCTGCCGATGCTGCTCGGATCGGGCCCGAAGTCGCTGTCCGTGAAGGAGGTCGAGGGCATCGTCCAGATCCCCGCCTCCGACGTGGAACGGCTCGTCCCCGGCATCGAGAAGCTGCGCATCGAGAACGTCGACGACTACGCCCTCGAGCAGGCCGTCGACGAGGGCGGCGACAAGTCGCTGCGGACGATCGACCCGGAAAACGCGGTTCGGCTCGCCGGCAACATCACCCTGCTCGGCGAGGAGCAGGAGGTGGCCGTCATCGCCATGCTCGAGCTGGTGGACGGGCAGGCGCAGATCGTCCCGCTCGACGTGCGGATCGGTGGCATCGACGCGGACCCGCTCCCCCCGTCGGTGCAGCGGACGCTGCAGCAGCAGTTCACCCTGCGGATCGACCCCGGCTCGCTCCCCCTCGCGGCAACGCCGACGAAGCTCCGCGCCGTCGGCGGCGCGCTCGAGATCAGCGGCTACGCCGACGACCTCACCCTCGGCGACGGCGCGGTATCGGCTACCGGCTAG
- a CDS encoding S9 family peptidase has product MVVDHTSRAAQVTPVAVTATSADGVKLSGVHLSREARGQAIGLVVAHAFTHHVGHPTTRKLLAALAAVAPVVALDMRGHGRSGGRNTVGDREPLDLDAAVAVARDLGYERVATIGFSLGAAVALRQAGKGAHRPDAVVAVSSPARWYSRETAAMRRVHWLLEQPHGRLAARAIGVRLDGGWEVVPPSPVEVVADIDVPLLLVHIAGDHYFSAAHARALATASGGQAESWTEPGDGHGESGTTPELARRIARWALAAAGARPSEAAAIRQSPGDGREPARSTVETSTPAERRAARSEVG; this is encoded by the coding sequence GTGGTGGTCGATCACACGAGTCGCGCGGCGCAGGTCACGCCGGTTGCGGTCACGGCGACCTCTGCCGACGGGGTCAAACTCTCCGGCGTGCACCTCTCCCGGGAGGCGCGCGGGCAGGCTATCGGACTGGTCGTCGCGCACGCGTTCACCCACCATGTCGGGCATCCGACCACCCGCAAGCTGCTCGCCGCGCTCGCCGCCGTGGCCCCCGTCGTGGCCCTCGACATGCGCGGTCACGGCCGCTCGGGAGGCCGCAACACGGTCGGCGACCGCGAGCCGCTCGATCTCGACGCTGCGGTGGCCGTCGCACGCGACCTCGGCTACGAGCGGGTGGCCACGATCGGGTTCTCCCTCGGCGCCGCGGTGGCACTGCGCCAGGCAGGCAAAGGCGCCCACCGGCCGGATGCTGTGGTGGCCGTGAGCTCACCCGCCCGCTGGTACTCGCGCGAGACCGCGGCCATGCGCCGGGTGCACTGGCTGCTCGAACAGCCGCACGGCAGGCTCGCCGCCCGGGCGATCGGCGTGCGCCTCGACGGTGGATGGGAGGTCGTCCCGCCCTCTCCCGTCGAGGTGGTCGCCGACATCGACGTGCCGCTGCTGCTCGTCCACATCGCGGGCGACCACTATTTCTCCGCGGCGCACGCACGCGCGCTCGCGACTGCGTCGGGCGGGCAGGCCGAGTCGTGGACCGAGCCGGGTGACGGGCACGGGGAGAGCGGGACCACCCCAGAGCTCGCCAGGCGGATCGCCCGCTGGGCCCTCGCCGCCGCGGGCGCCCGCCCGAGCGAAGCGGCGGCAATCAGACAGAGCCCCGGTGACGGCCGGGAACCGGCTCGCTCTACCGTCGAAACCTCAACCCCGGCAGAACGCCGGGCCGCAAGGTCGGAGGTCGGATGA
- a CDS encoding response regulator transcription factor: MELLLLTADPDPGSVLPALTLLPHGVRTAAPEVAALLDAGPHDAVLVDARTDLVAARSLCRLLGSTGMDVPVIAVLTEGGLVAVSGEWVVDEILLPTTGPAEVDARLRLLKSRPGADSGRDGGALVLGELVIDEATYAARLRGRLLELTYKEFELLKYLAQHAGRVFTRAQLLQEVWGYDFFGGTRTVDVHVRRLRAKLGPEHEQMIGTVRNVGYKFVRPTRGGLGASPVGLLDDDGGPGDDDEGDRVPRQVSEVAGRS, translated from the coding sequence GTGGAACTCCTATTGCTGACGGCCGACCCCGATCCCGGGTCCGTGCTGCCAGCTCTGACGCTGCTTCCACACGGGGTCCGCACGGCGGCTCCCGAGGTCGCGGCGCTGCTGGACGCCGGTCCGCACGACGCCGTCCTCGTCGACGCGCGCACCGACCTGGTCGCGGCGCGCAGCCTGTGCCGGCTGCTCGGCAGCACCGGCATGGACGTGCCCGTCATCGCGGTGCTCACCGAGGGCGGTTTGGTCGCCGTTTCCGGTGAGTGGGTCGTGGACGAGATCCTGCTGCCCACCACCGGTCCTGCCGAGGTGGACGCCCGGCTGCGGCTGCTGAAGTCGCGCCCCGGTGCCGACTCGGGCCGCGACGGCGGCGCGCTCGTGCTCGGCGAGCTCGTCATCGACGAGGCCACCTACGCCGCGCGGCTGCGTGGCAGGCTCCTCGAGCTCACCTACAAGGAGTTCGAGCTGCTCAAGTACCTCGCGCAGCACGCGGGCCGGGTGTTCACCCGCGCGCAGCTGCTGCAGGAGGTGTGGGGCTACGACTTCTTCGGCGGCACGCGCACGGTCGACGTCCACGTCCGGCGGCTGCGTGCCAAGCTCGGCCCCGAGCACGAGCAGATGATCGGCACCGTACGGAACGTGGGCTACAAGTTCGTCCGCCCCACCCGCGGCGGGCTGGGCGCGTCGCCGGTCGGGTTACTGGACGACGACGGCGGGCCCGGTGACGACGATGAAGGCGACCGGGTCCCGCGCCAGGTCTCCGAGGTCGCCGGCCGCTCCTGA